The Hahella sp. HNIBRBA332 genome window below encodes:
- a CDS encoding GNAT family N-acetyltransferase — protein MKNLQIRKMRDEDRPAVLALQVHEEQLPYVGRTREILQMVGPQHHCHVLTLSEEIVGFFIIDVAYHQSYSFTLQDELGLRAFLIDAGRQGQGIGKNAARALQPYLEEAYGDRPSIALTVNCRNPAAYRCYIGGGFIDTGEQYLGGKAGPQYILRMPVGASR, from the coding sequence ATGAAGAATTTACAGATCCGCAAAATGCGGGACGAAGACAGACCTGCTGTCCTGGCCCTGCAAGTCCACGAGGAACAATTGCCCTATGTCGGGCGTACGCGGGAGATTCTGCAAATGGTGGGGCCTCAGCATCACTGCCATGTGCTGACATTAAGCGAAGAAATCGTCGGCTTTTTCATTATCGACGTCGCCTATCACCAAAGCTACAGCTTCACACTGCAAGACGAGTTGGGGTTGCGCGCCTTTTTGATCGACGCAGGCAGACAGGGACAAGGCATTGGCAAGAACGCCGCTCGCGCGTTGCAACCCTATCTGGAAGAAGCGTATGGCGACAGACCTTCTATCGCCCTCACCGTGAACTGCCGGAACCCGGCCGCCTATCGCTGCTACATCGGCGGCGGCTTCATCGACACCGGCGAACAGTATCTGGGCGGCAAGGCCGGCCCACAGTACATCCTGAGAATGCCTGTGGGCGCATCGCGTTAA
- a CDS encoding CoA ester lyase, with amino-acid sequence MDQPAATSYTSYCHARCYLFIPANRPEFVVKAGGLDAEVIIIDLEDSVPRNDKDQARKALPQIVTALREKDKRVAVRINADLEHMAADLQALPLADLHSVFLPKTQEAGVIRLICQYLSVLEARQSLEPGVTALTPQIESCKGVLDLRDIAAASPRVKALAMGSEDLAAELGALASPDSLLAACQHMALVAGERRIDALGLPGSIGEFKDLDSYSANLAKAKALGFSGALCVHPNQIPCVNRAFAYTEEQKQWAQRVIATMAQAEQQGLGAANLDGRMLDAPVVALAKRILARD; translated from the coding sequence ATGGATCAACCTGCCGCTACCTCCTATACCTCCTATTGTCACGCCAGATGTTACCTGTTTATTCCCGCCAATCGTCCCGAGTTTGTCGTTAAGGCGGGAGGACTGGATGCGGAGGTGATCATCATTGATCTGGAAGACAGCGTGCCTCGCAACGATAAAGATCAGGCCCGAAAGGCGCTGCCGCAGATCGTGACGGCGCTGCGAGAGAAAGACAAACGCGTGGCGGTGCGCATTAATGCTGATCTTGAGCACATGGCTGCGGACCTGCAGGCGCTGCCGCTGGCGGATCTGCATTCAGTGTTCCTGCCCAAAACCCAGGAAGCCGGCGTGATCCGTTTGATCTGTCAGTATCTGAGCGTCCTGGAAGCTCGCCAGTCACTGGAGCCGGGCGTCACGGCGCTGACGCCGCAGATCGAAAGCTGCAAAGGCGTGCTGGACTTACGTGATATTGCCGCGGCGTCGCCGCGGGTGAAAGCCCTGGCCATGGGCTCAGAAGACCTGGCGGCGGAGCTGGGAGCGCTGGCCTCGCCCGATAGCCTGCTGGCGGCTTGCCAACACATGGCGCTGGTGGCGGGAGAGCGGCGTATCGACGCTCTGGGACTGCCTGGCTCCATCGGCGAGTTCAAGGATCTGGACAGCTATTCCGCCAATCTCGCCAAGGCCAAAGCCTTAGGCTTCAGCGGCGCTTTGTGCGTCCATCCCAATCAGATTCCCTGCGTCAATCGCGCTTTCGCCTACACCGAGGAGCAAAAACAATGGGCGCAGCGGGTTATCGCCACCATGGCGCAGGCGGAGCAGCAAGGCCTGGGGGCGGCGAATCTGGATGGCCGTATGCTGGATGCGCCGGTGGTCGCCCTCGCCAAGCGAATTCTGGCGCGGGATTAG
- the mapR gene encoding GntR family transcriptional regulator MpaR (MapR regulates genes involved in Pseudomonas quinolone signal (PQS) production and anthranilate metabolism) → MKRYEQLANEIADLIRSGVLPAGSRVPSVRNASKTYGVSASTVFEAYYLLENRGLIRSRPRSGYFVCNQAKQAAPATQKRPRQTLSSTSVDVSELVFSVLGSVRDPAITPLGSAFPSPTLFPMQRLARSMAKATRLMDLRSVVADLPPGNRDLRRQIALRYVMEGVSTPMEELVITSGAMEALNLCLQAVTQPGDLVAIESPAFYASLQVLERLQLKAVEIPVDAGAGMDLDVLEQALGKHPIKACWLMSNFQNPVGVTLAEEKKRRLVELLRRRQVPLIEDDVYGELYFSAHAPKPAKAFDEDGWVMHCGSFSKSLAPGYRVGWTAAGRFAQQVERLRLMTTISASIPAQAAIADYLQFGGYDRHLRKLRHNLEVQQNQMLAAIDRYFPPQTRVTRPDGGYFLWLELPAAVDSLALFKLALEQGVSIAPGPIFSATRRFRNFIRLNYGHPWGPEFEQAMDVLGRLVRSF, encoded by the coding sequence ATGAAACGTTACGAGCAGTTGGCGAATGAAATCGCGGACCTGATCCGCTCTGGCGTACTGCCGGCGGGAAGCCGGGTTCCGTCGGTGCGTAACGCCAGTAAAACTTATGGCGTCAGCGCTTCCACTGTATTCGAAGCCTATTACCTGTTGGAAAACCGCGGCTTGATCCGCTCCAGGCCGCGCTCGGGGTATTTTGTCTGCAACCAGGCCAAGCAAGCGGCGCCGGCAACGCAAAAACGCCCGCGACAGACGTTGTCCTCCACCTCCGTGGACGTCAGCGAACTGGTGTTTTCCGTGCTGGGATCCGTGCGCGACCCCGCCATTACGCCACTGGGCTCCGCGTTCCCCAGTCCGACGTTGTTTCCCATGCAAAGACTGGCGCGTTCTATGGCCAAGGCCACGCGCCTGATGGACTTGCGCTCAGTGGTCGCCGATCTGCCGCCGGGAAACCGGGATCTGCGTCGTCAGATTGCATTGCGATATGTCATGGAGGGCGTCTCCACGCCGATGGAGGAGCTGGTTATCACCAGCGGGGCCATGGAGGCGCTGAATCTGTGTCTGCAGGCGGTGACGCAACCGGGCGATCTGGTGGCGATTGAATCGCCCGCTTTCTACGCCAGCCTGCAAGTGCTGGAGCGCCTGCAGCTCAAAGCGGTGGAGATTCCCGTGGACGCCGGAGCCGGCATGGATCTGGATGTATTGGAGCAGGCGCTGGGCAAGCATCCGATCAAGGCCTGCTGGCTGATGTCCAACTTCCAGAACCCGGTGGGCGTCACCCTGGCGGAGGAGAAGAAGCGTCGGCTGGTTGAGCTGTTGCGACGGCGCCAGGTTCCGCTGATCGAGGATGACGTCTATGGTGAGCTGTATTTCAGCGCTCATGCGCCCAAACCCGCTAAAGCCTTTGATGAGGATGGTTGGGTCATGCACTGCGGTTCGTTCTCGAAAAGTCTCGCTCCCGGTTATCGCGTCGGTTGGACCGCCGCCGGCCGTTTTGCGCAACAGGTGGAGCGTCTGCGTCTGATGACGACGATTTCCGCGTCCATTCCCGCCCAGGCGGCGATTGCGGATTACCTGCAATTCGGCGGCTATGACCGTCATTTGCGCAAGCTGCGCCATAATCTGGAAGTGCAGCAGAACCAGATGCTGGCGGCGATAGATCGCTACTTCCCGCCGCAAACCCGGGTGACGCGGCCTGACGGCGGCTACTTTTTGTGGCTGGAATTACCCGCCGCTGTGGATTCGCTGGCCCTGTTTAAACTGGCGTTGGAGCAGGGCGTCAGCATCGCTCCGGGACCGATATTCTCCGCCACGCGTCGTTTCCGCAATTTTATCCGCCTTAATTATGGTCATCCCTGGGGGCCGGAGTTTGAGCAGGCCATGGATGTGCTGGGACGCCTCGTCCGTTCCTTTTGA
- the ccoG gene encoding cytochrome c oxidase accessory protein CcoG, giving the protein MSEHIPVHNIEAVTVDLYESRTKVHTRSFSGRFRRLRLLGGFLLFALYFGVAWLNWEGRQAVLWDISSRKFHIFGDTFWPQDFILLSGILIIAAFGLFFLTVFAGRAWCGYACPQSMWTWVFMWAEKVTEGDRNQRIKLDKAPVSLEKAARRGLKHGLWVLISLATAVTFVGYFTPIRALVTDLATLEVGGWSLFWIGFFTVATYLNAGWLREQVCFHMCPYGRFQSSMLDEDSLVVTYDAARGESRGPRKKNAPYRTQGLGDCVDCSLCVQVCPTGIDIRDGLQMECIGCAACIDACDAVMAKMNYDAGLIRYTGERALKGGEARILRPRLLGYGAVLLLMISVFAWVMASRPLLSLDVAKDRGLFRYNSENRIENGYILDILNKENEPKTFLISASGLEGLVMGGERRIQVGPESAVSVPVTLSMRPSQLLQRSSDVFFEVKDAYRPERRVVKPSRFTGPSVHFTGSSVQ; this is encoded by the coding sequence ATGAGCGAGCATATCCCGGTTCACAATATTGAGGCGGTGACGGTTGATCTGTATGAGTCCCGCACCAAGGTTCATACCCGCAGTTTCAGTGGTCGCTTCAGGCGTTTGCGTCTGTTGGGCGGCTTTCTTCTGTTCGCCCTGTACTTCGGGGTGGCCTGGCTGAACTGGGAAGGTCGCCAGGCGGTGTTGTGGGATATTTCCTCCCGCAAGTTTCATATCTTTGGCGACACCTTTTGGCCGCAGGATTTTATCCTGCTTTCCGGCATTCTCATCATCGCCGCCTTTGGCCTGTTCTTCCTGACCGTGTTCGCTGGCCGCGCCTGGTGCGGTTACGCCTGTCCTCAGAGCATGTGGACCTGGGTATTCATGTGGGCGGAAAAGGTCACGGAAGGCGATCGCAATCAACGCATCAAACTGGATAAGGCGCCGGTGAGTCTTGAGAAGGCTGCGCGACGCGGACTCAAGCATGGGCTGTGGGTCTTGATCAGTCTGGCGACGGCGGTGACTTTCGTCGGTTATTTCACGCCCATCCGCGCTCTGGTCACGGATCTCGCCACCCTGGAGGTTGGCGGCTGGAGTTTGTTCTGGATCGGATTTTTCACCGTCGCCACCTATCTGAACGCCGGCTGGCTGCGCGAGCAGGTGTGTTTTCATATGTGTCCCTACGGACGGTTCCAGTCTTCCATGCTTGATGAGGACTCTTTGGTGGTTACCTATGACGCCGCCAGAGGCGAATCTCGCGGCCCGCGCAAGAAGAACGCCCCTTATCGCACACAAGGCCTGGGGGATTGCGTGGACTGCAGCCTGTGCGTGCAGGTGTGTCCCACCGGCATTGATATTCGCGACGGGCTGCAAATGGAGTGCATCGGATGCGCCGCCTGTATCGACGCCTGTGACGCGGTCATGGCGAAGATGAACTATGACGCGGGCCTGATTCGCTACACCGGCGAACGCGCATTGAAAGGCGGCGAGGCGCGCATACTCCGGCCGCGACTGTTGGGATACGGCGCGGTGTTGCTGTTGATGATCAGCGTGTTCGCCTGGGTGATGGCGTCTCGTCCGCTGCTATCCCTGGATGTGGCCAAAGACCGTGGACTGTTTCGATATAACTCGGAAAACCGTATAGAAAACGGCTACATACTGGATATTCTTAATAAAGAAAATGAACCGAAAACGTTTCTGATCAGCGCCTCTGGCCTGGAAGGGCTGGTGATGGGCGGCGAGCGCAGGATACAGGTTGGGCCGGAGAGCGCCGTCAGCGTTCCTGTGACCCTGTCAATGCGGCCAAGCCAGTTACTGCAACGCTCCAGCGATGTGTTCTTTGAGGTGAAAGACGCCTACCGGCCCGAGCGGCGAGTGGTCAAACCCAGCCGCTTCACTGGGCCATCCGTACATTTCACTGGGTCCTCCGTACAGTAA
- a CDS encoding ABC transporter substrate-binding protein encodes MQLLIFLLAVLLFGASASWAKGHFHEPNTDKLVRVATLTNNPPFTFDRRFAEKVQLETIPPGLDSERLQGYSWDILRESYHEMGYTIQLYIYPWIRAFDQVKAGKLDILFPTGFNQERAGYFNYSREPINHVDFLVYVKPDAKLRWNGLASLEGKTIGVLRGWNYGLEWERQSRIIKYDVGEILQGFAMLDKGHLDGLAGYELNFDYALQQANWRNHYKKLPVFDSTDEFAVSAKKNPDGQKLLDLFDEGRRRIVEKGIFYKINAKWQGAGVQEADAERE; translated from the coding sequence GTGCAGCTTTTAATTTTTCTTTTGGCCGTTTTGCTCTTTGGCGCGTCTGCTTCCTGGGCGAAAGGTCACTTTCATGAGCCCAACACCGATAAGCTGGTGCGGGTCGCCACGCTGACCAATAATCCGCCATTCACGTTCGACAGGCGCTTTGCTGAAAAGGTGCAACTGGAAACCATTCCGCCGGGCCTGGATTCAGAACGTCTGCAAGGTTATAGCTGGGATATCCTGAGGGAGAGTTACCATGAAATGGGCTACACCATTCAACTCTATATCTACCCCTGGATTCGCGCCTTTGATCAGGTAAAGGCCGGCAAGCTGGATATCCTGTTTCCCACCGGCTTCAATCAGGAGCGGGCCGGCTACTTCAATTACTCCAGGGAACCCATTAATCATGTGGATTTTCTGGTCTACGTAAAGCCGGACGCTAAACTGCGCTGGAATGGACTGGCGTCTTTGGAGGGCAAAACCATTGGCGTGCTGCGGGGCTGGAATTACGGTTTGGAATGGGAGCGACAGTCCCGCATCATCAAGTATGACGTAGGTGAGATTCTGCAGGGCTTCGCCATGCTGGACAAAGGCCATCTGGACGGCCTCGCCGGTTACGAGCTGAACTTTGACTACGCCTTGCAGCAGGCGAACTGGCGCAATCACTACAAAAAACTTCCGGTGTTCGACTCCACTGACGAATTCGCCGTCAGCGCCAAGAAAAATCCTGACGGACAGAAGCTGTTGGACCTATTCGACGAGGGCAGGCGACGTATCGTAGAGAAGGGGATTTTCTATAAAATCAATGCAAAGTGGCAGGGCGCCGGGGTGCAGGAAGCTGACGCAGAGCGCGAATAA
- a CDS encoding ABC transporter substrate-binding protein yields MTPKSWRIKVATVFILGMIFISGSAFAAPKTLVVAGDEEKQGGYLVEITREAFQRVGYETEFLFVPWSRALKRSIAGEYDVLLAAYYTKERAEKLAYSNPIGVAQVMLLKRKDSVISYQTIEDLKPYRIGHISNSKVSPEFDRAEAEYLDMEYAFDAETNIRKLLAGRLDLVVEKKQRIIQLLDTDFASEAHKLSFVNPPLHTNYFHNCVSKVNPDYQKIIQDFNLGLDIIRKDGTEARILKKHGEDREL; encoded by the coding sequence ATGACCCCCAAGTCCTGGCGAATTAAAGTCGCTACCGTCTTTATCCTCGGAATGATCTTCATTTCGGGGTCGGCTTTCGCCGCCCCTAAAACACTTGTTGTCGCTGGCGATGAAGAAAAGCAGGGCGGCTATTTGGTGGAGATCACCAGGGAAGCGTTCCAAAGGGTCGGGTATGAAACTGAGTTTTTATTCGTTCCCTGGTCCAGGGCGCTCAAAAGAAGCATTGCTGGCGAGTACGATGTATTACTGGCCGCTTACTATACAAAGGAGCGGGCGGAGAAACTGGCGTATTCCAACCCCATCGGCGTCGCGCAGGTCATGTTGCTGAAACGTAAAGACAGCGTCATCTCCTATCAAACGATTGAGGACCTGAAACCGTACCGAATCGGCCACATCAGCAACTCCAAGGTCAGCCCAGAATTCGACAGGGCGGAAGCGGAATATCTGGACATGGAGTACGCCTTCGACGCCGAGACCAATATCCGCAAACTGCTGGCGGGAAGGCTTGATCTGGTGGTGGAAAAAAAGCAACGGATCATACAACTGCTGGATACCGACTTCGCCTCCGAAGCCCATAAACTGTCGTTTGTGAATCCTCCCCTGCACACTAATTACTTTCACAACTGCGTGTCGAAAGTTAATCCCGATTACCAGAAAATCATCCAGGACTTCAATCTGGGCCTGGATATCATCCGCAAGGATGGAACCGAGGCCCGGATTCTGAAAAAGCACGGGGAAGACAGGGAGCTTTGA
- a CDS encoding DUF695 domain-containing protein: protein MQDKWNVYPRFTDEGQAWVSVNLGYEEIAQTDARNSLLAVRLKLKRPNAQGLPTSEEFAALEEIDEALFAGLEAHNAVYAGRITVNRERFFFYYMNCDEKAAAAIVRHVGRQFGYILEFGVSADPEKQSYWLNLYPSEDDWQVIQDLDVLQALAKSGDQPDLQREVTHWAYFPTQALAQQFADWAAAEHYVVTRCAREEDGDRFQVIFSHTGSMRLDDISFRTLYSNRKAKEFGGDYDGWETSVEKGAPSASGNTPLFTGRPTHIIGSVAIASLTVGAVGGAALFGVAGIASPVTFSLGDWFPQLAEGALMGIFILFGMGIFVLTPLLLILRFFGYAGPFSVYAISLLFSILFMLDEPVLGVVGLTLSIPAAYIFCRYAYVRG from the coding sequence ATGCAGGATAAATGGAATGTCTACCCCCGGTTCACTGACGAGGGGCAAGCGTGGGTGTCGGTAAATCTGGGATATGAAGAGATTGCGCAAACGGACGCTCGTAACTCTCTATTGGCTGTCAGACTGAAATTGAAGCGCCCCAACGCGCAAGGGCTGCCAACTTCTGAGGAGTTTGCGGCGCTGGAGGAAATTGATGAGGCGCTCTTTGCAGGCTTGGAGGCGCATAACGCTGTTTATGCGGGACGCATAACCGTAAATCGCGAGCGCTTTTTCTTTTATTACATGAATTGCGATGAAAAGGCCGCCGCCGCAATTGTCCGCCATGTTGGTCGCCAATTCGGTTATATCCTGGAATTCGGCGTGAGCGCAGATCCGGAAAAGCAGTCTTATTGGCTGAATCTCTATCCGTCAGAAGATGACTGGCAGGTCATTCAGGACCTGGATGTGCTGCAAGCGCTGGCGAAAAGCGGCGATCAACCGGATCTTCAAAGGGAGGTTACACACTGGGCGTATTTCCCGACGCAGGCTCTCGCGCAGCAGTTTGCGGATTGGGCGGCCGCTGAACATTATGTGGTGACCCGCTGCGCCAGGGAAGAGGATGGAGACCGATTCCAGGTGATATTCAGCCATACCGGAAGCATGCGGTTGGACGACATTTCGTTTCGTACGCTGTACTCCAATCGTAAAGCGAAAGAGTTCGGCGGCGACTATGACGGTTGGGAAACCAGTGTGGAAAAGGGTGCGCCTTCCGCATCAGGTAATACACCGCTGTTTACCGGGCGACCCACCCATATTATCGGCAGCGTGGCCATCGCCAGTCTGACGGTGGGCGCTGTTGGCGGTGCGGCGTTGTTCGGCGTAGCGGGAATCGCTTCTCCTGTTACGTTTTCCCTGGGCGATTGGTTTCCCCAATTGGCGGAAGGCGCACTGATGGGCATATTTATCCTGTTTGGAATGGGGATATTCGTACTGACGCCCTTGCTGTTGATATTGCGATTTTTCGGCTATGCAGGGCCATTCTCTGTATATGCGATCAGCCTGCTTTTCAGCATTCTGTTTATGCTGGACGAGCCTGTGCTTGGCGTCGTCGGACTGACCTTATCCATACCCGCCGCCTATATATTCTGCCGCTACGCTTATGTTCGCGGTTAA
- a CDS encoding superoxide dismutase family protein: MHKLAITIAAATLALGSALSAQAQNATRVSVNKISEEGVGDKIGSIILEPTPHGVLIRPILEGLEPGMHGFHLHEKGSCDTGEKSGEMTAGAAAGGHYDPDKEGGHTGPFRPGHQGDLPALFVDEDGNANQQVLAPKLNVEDMRGHALIIHEGGDNYTDKPDLGGGGARIACGVVIDEDLQSQSAVQQKKQQKLQQKDDSAS; encoded by the coding sequence ATGCATAAGCTGGCTATTACTATCGCTGCTGCGACTCTTGCACTGGGCAGTGCTTTGAGCGCCCAGGCGCAAAACGCCACACGGGTTTCCGTTAACAAAATCAGCGAAGAAGGCGTTGGCGACAAAATTGGCTCTATCATTCTGGAGCCGACCCCGCATGGCGTTTTAATCCGGCCTATTCTAGAGGGCTTGGAACCGGGAATGCATGGCTTTCACCTGCATGAAAAAGGCAGTTGCGACACCGGAGAGAAGAGCGGTGAAATGACTGCGGGCGCAGCGGCCGGCGGTCATTACGACCCAGACAAAGAAGGCGGACATACCGGGCCGTTTCGTCCCGGACACCAAGGCGATCTGCCGGCGCTATTTGTCGATGAAGATGGAAACGCCAACCAACAGGTGCTGGCGCCCAAACTCAACGTCGAGGACATGCGCGGACACGCCCTGATCATCCATGAAGGGGGCGACAACTACACCGACAAACCTGACCTCGGAGGCGGCGGCGCGCGCATCGCCTGTGGCGTTGTGATCGACGAGGACTTGCAATCGCAATCCGCCGTACAGCAGAAAAAGCAGCAGAAACTGCAACAGAAGGATGACAGCGCCAGTTAA
- a CDS encoding efflux RND transporter permease subunit: MKAFTDIFVRRPVLALVVNIVIIIAGVQAWNSLSVRQYPQSENASVTVATTYVGASADVVRGFVTTAIERAIASADGVDYIESKSMLGLSLVTARLKLNYDPTKALADITAKVNQVRNELPAGSELPAISVQSADSEFAAAYLSFWSDSLSQSEITDYLVRVVQPRLAALSGVQRADIFGARTFAMRIWLKPDHMAALNISPAQVNDALAANNYLAPVGSTKGSFVQTYLTANTDLHTVEQFQELVIRQENDTIIRLQDIADVELGAEEYDTEVSFNGQTAVFMGIFPLPSANTIEVVERVRKDLEAITEDLPPGLQGGIGYDASEYINNAIHEVVGTLTDTLLIVVVVIFLFLGSFRSVLVPIVAIPVSLIGAIFLMQMFGFTLNLLTLLAIVLSVGLVVDDAIVVVENVERHLREGRSPFEAARIGARELIGPVIAMTITLAAVYTPIGLQGGLTGALFREFALTLAGAVTISGIVALTLSPMMSAKLLRSAESEEKGFTGWVNHRFDRLRDMYGNVLEKVLHARPAVYTIWAGLSLMVIPMYMFSPKELAPLEDQGFMFGIINNAANASADQKVHFGHAAEQIFLNAPERDLTFQILLSPSDPFAAALGVGGFSGMVVKPWDQRDRSIAEIVMDMQNQLNQIPGLQVFAAQPPALPGGSNFPVEFVIASTAEPEQMLQFAQQLQMKAMESGLFYFPPDIDLKYDQPQSEVVIDHRKVAALGLNNAQIGADLSAALGGNYVNRLNMDGRAYKVIPQVSRVERLNPDQLKDIYVSGPEGQLMPLSAVATISDSTVPRSLNRFQQLNAVKLSGMTAQLDEGLKVLEKAAEEILPPGYTINYTGESRQLRTEGGKFLPALGLAILMIFLVLSVQFNSFRDPFVILLGSAPLAMFGALIFTTLKMPDPNMPYWTNGWTTTMNIYAQVGLVTLVGLISKNGILIVEFANKLQMQGMDKLNAVHQAAMTRLRPVLMTSVATVAGHFPLTLVEGPGAAARNSIGLVLVGGMAIGTLFTLFVTPALYVLLARQHKDEPVGDEIESGHAQPAAG, encoded by the coding sequence ATGAAAGCTTTTACTGATATATTCGTGCGGCGTCCGGTGCTGGCCCTGGTGGTCAACATCGTGATCATCATCGCCGGCGTGCAGGCCTGGAACTCACTTAGCGTGCGCCAGTATCCGCAGAGCGAGAACGCCTCCGTCACGGTGGCCACGACATACGTGGGGGCCAGTGCGGACGTGGTGCGAGGTTTTGTCACCACGGCGATTGAACGCGCTATCGCCTCCGCCGACGGCGTGGACTACATCGAGTCCAAGAGTATGCTGGGGCTGTCTCTGGTGACCGCCCGGCTCAAGCTCAACTACGACCCCACCAAAGCGCTGGCGGACATCACCGCCAAGGTGAATCAGGTACGCAACGAATTGCCCGCTGGCTCGGAGCTGCCCGCCATCAGCGTGCAGTCCGCCGATTCGGAGTTCGCCGCCGCCTACCTCAGTTTCTGGTCAGACTCCTTGTCTCAAAGCGAGATCACCGACTATCTGGTGCGAGTGGTGCAACCGCGCCTGGCGGCTTTGTCAGGCGTGCAGCGGGCGGACATTTTCGGCGCCCGCACCTTCGCCATGCGCATCTGGCTAAAGCCGGACCACATGGCCGCGCTGAACATCAGTCCCGCGCAAGTCAATGACGCCCTCGCCGCCAATAATTATCTTGCGCCGGTGGGCAGCACCAAGGGCAGCTTCGTGCAGACCTACCTGACCGCCAACACTGACCTGCACACCGTTGAGCAGTTTCAGGAACTGGTGATCCGCCAGGAGAACGACACCATTATCCGTCTGCAGGACATCGCTGACGTGGAGCTGGGCGCGGAGGAGTACGACACCGAAGTCAGCTTCAATGGTCAGACCGCCGTGTTCATGGGGATTTTCCCTCTCCCCAGCGCCAACACCATTGAGGTGGTGGAACGGGTGCGCAAGGACCTGGAAGCAATTACGGAAGACTTGCCTCCCGGTCTACAGGGCGGTATCGGTTATGACGCGTCGGAGTACATTAACAACGCCATTCACGAAGTGGTGGGAACCCTCACCGACACCCTGTTAATCGTGGTGGTGGTGATCTTCCTGTTCCTGGGTTCCTTCCGTTCCGTGCTGGTGCCGATTGTGGCGATTCCCGTGTCCCTGATCGGCGCTATCTTTTTGATGCAGATGTTCGGGTTCACTCTGAATCTGCTCACGCTGCTGGCGATAGTGCTTTCCGTTGGACTGGTGGTGGACGACGCCATCGTCGTGGTGGAGAACGTCGAACGGCATTTGCGGGAAGGCCGCAGTCCGTTTGAAGCCGCCCGAATCGGCGCGCGCGAATTGATCGGCCCCGTCATCGCCATGACCATCACTCTGGCGGCGGTATACACTCCCATTGGCCTGCAGGGCGGCTTGACTGGCGCCTTGTTCCGCGAGTTCGCATTAACTCTGGCGGGGGCGGTCACCATTTCAGGCATCGTCGCTCTCACGCTGTCGCCGATGATGAGCGCCAAGCTGTTACGCAGCGCCGAAAGTGAAGAAAAAGGCTTCACCGGTTGGGTGAACCACCGCTTCGACCGTCTGCGCGATATGTACGGCAATGTACTGGAAAAGGTGCTGCATGCGCGTCCGGCGGTGTACACCATCTGGGCCGGGCTCAGTTTGATGGTGATCCCCATGTACATGTTCTCTCCCAAAGAGCTGGCGCCGCTGGAAGACCAGGGCTTTATGTTCGGCATCATCAACAACGCCGCCAACGCCTCTGCGGATCAGAAGGTGCATTTCGGTCACGCCGCGGAGCAGATATTTCTGAATGCGCCAGAGCGCGATCTGACTTTCCAGATCCTGCTGTCGCCGTCTGACCCGTTTGCAGCGGCGCTGGGCGTCGGCGGTTTCAGTGGTATGGTGGTCAAGCCCTGGGATCAGCGGGATCGCTCTATCGCCGAGATCGTTATGGATATGCAGAATCAGCTGAACCAGATTCCCGGTCTGCAGGTGTTCGCGGCGCAACCGCCCGCCCTGCCCGGCGGCAGCAACTTTCCGGTGGAGTTCGTGATCGCCTCCACCGCAGAGCCGGAACAGATGCTGCAATTTGCGCAACAACTGCAAATGAAAGCGATGGAAAGCGGTCTGTTCTACTTTCCGCCGGATATCGACCTGAAGTACGACCAACCACAGTCTGAAGTGGTGATCGACCACCGTAAAGTGGCGGCGCTGGGGCTCAATAACGCGCAAATTGGCGCGGATCTGAGCGCGGCGTTGGGCGGCAACTACGTTAATCGTCTCAACATGGACGGACGCGCCTACAAGGTCATTCCCCAAGTGTCGCGAGTGGAGCGCCTGAATCCGGACCAGCTCAAGGACATCTACGTTTCCGGCCCCGAGGGACAGTTGATGCCGCTCAGCGCTGTGGCCACGATCAGCGACAGCACCGTGCCGCGTTCACTGAACCGCTTTCAACAGCTTAATGCAGTGAAACTGTCCGGCATGACCGCCCAGTTAGACGAAGGCTTGAAGGTGCTGGAAAAAGCGGCGGAAGAAATCCTGCCGCCGGGCTACACCATCAACTACACGGGCGAGTCCCGCCAATTGCGCACGGAGGGAGGCAAGTTCCTGCCTGCGTTGGGACTGGCGATTCTGATGATCTTCCTGGTGCTCTCAGTGCAGTTCAACTCCTTCCGCGATCCGTTCGTGATTCTGTTGGGCTCCGCGCCATTGGCCATGTTCGGCGCCCTGATCTTCACCACTTTGAAGATGCCGGACCCGAATATGCCCTATTGGACCAACGGCTGGACCACCACGATGAACATTTACGCGCAAGTGGGACTGGTGACCCTGGTGGGATTGATATCCAAAAACGGCATCCTGATCGTGGAATTCGCCAACAAGCTGCAAATGCAGGGCATGGATAAGCTCAACGCTGTGCATCAGGCCGCCATGACCCGGCTGCGACCGGTGCTCATGACCTCCGTCGCCACCGTGGCGGGCCACTTCCCGCTGACTTTAGTGGAAGGCCCCGGCGCTGCAGCCCGTAACTCCATCGGCCTGGTGCTGGTGGGCGGCATGGCCATCGGCACCCTGTTCACGCTGTTTGTGACGCCAGCGCTGTATGTGTTGCTGGCGCGGCAGCATAAGGATGAACCCGTCGGCGACGAAATCGAATCCGGCCACGCTCAGCCGGCAGCCGGCTAA